One genomic segment of Hordeum vulgare subsp. vulgare chromosome 2H, MorexV3_pseudomolecules_assembly, whole genome shotgun sequence includes these proteins:
- the LOC123429778 gene encoding GDSL esterase/lipase At4g10955-like, whose translation MADMGVRDNLPCSTSWRELTHTSWRDDDYRRMVMASLIEAVYLLELERQERRDAAEVAQQWWKPFSYRLAHELVDERDGSVFGAIFEWEDRHLLDRCGDEERPTGAPSAVIAFRGTLLRAPTIRRDVEDELRLLACNSLRGSARLHGALQALRATIDRFGSENVCLCGHSLGAGFARQVGRMLMASRQQQQPQPQQQNPAAALEFHLFNAPYLSLPMGVRRVVRTADCLLKTVRTGVAAVGRWHGKALKNVAYANCVLGYTRLDSDGRRLFE comes from the exons ATGGCGGACATGGGGGTGCGTGACAACTTGCCCTGCTCCACTTCCTGGAGAGAGCTCACACACACCAGCTG GAGGGACGACGATTACAGGAGGATGGTGATGGCGAGCCTGATCGAGGCGGTGTACCTGCTGGAGCTGGAGAGGCAGGAGCGGCGGGACGCGGCTGAGGTGGCGCAGCAGTGGTGGAAGCCCTTCAGCTACCGCCTAGCGCACGAGCTGGTGGACGAGCGCGACGGCTCCGTCTTCGGCGCCATCTTCGAGTGGGAGGACCGCCACCTGCTCGACCGCTGCGGGGACGAGGAGAGGCCCACCGGCGCGCCCAGCGCGGTGATCGCGTTCCGGGGCACGCTGCTGCGCGCGCCCACCATCCGGCGGGACGTGGAGGACGAGCTCCGCCTGCTGGCGTGCAACAGCCTCCGCGGCTCCGCCAGGCTCCACGGCGCGCTGCAGGCGCTGAGGGCCACCATCGACAGGTTCGGGTCCGAGAACGTCTGCCTCTGCGGCCACTCCCTGGGCGCCGGGTTCGCGCGGCAGGTCGGCAGGATGCTCATGGCgtcgcggcagcagcagcagccgcagCCGCAGCAGCAGAACCCCGCCGCGGCGCTCGAATTCCACCTCTTCAACGCGCCCTACCTCTCGCTGCCCATGGGCGTGCGGAGGGTGGTGAGGACGGCCGACTGCCTGCTCAAGACGGTCCGCACCGGGGTCGCCGCCGTCGGCAGGTGGCACGGCAAGGCGCTCAAGAACGTCGCCTACGCCAACTGCGTGCTCGGCTACACGCGCCTCGACAGCGACGGCAGGAGGTTGTTCGAGTGA